A single genomic interval of Streptomyces showdoensis harbors:
- a CDS encoding putative leader peptide: protein MSGTGIALVSRRHVDLGRMSSAICSAR, encoded by the coding sequence ATGTCTGGAACTGGAATTGCCTTGGTGAGTCGGCGGCACGTCGACCTCGGCCGCATGTCCAGCGCCATCTGTTCGGCGCGCTGA
- a CDS encoding phosphoadenylyl-sulfate reductase: MTVTRIAQDATAADLEALAEQAGRELEDASALEILQWAAGTFGERFCVTSSMEDAVVAHLASRALPGVDVVFLDTGYHFPETIGTRDAVDAVMDVNVITLTPRQSVEEQDAEYGAKLYERDPDLCCALRKVKPLEEGLAGYAAWATGLRRDESPTRANTPVVGWDAKRGKVKISPIARWTQDDVDAYVLEHGVLTNPLLMDGYPSVGCAPCTFRVEAGEDARAGRWAGRAKTECGLHT, translated from the coding sequence ATGACGGTCACCCGGATCGCGCAGGACGCCACCGCGGCCGACCTGGAGGCACTCGCCGAACAGGCCGGCCGTGAGCTGGAGGACGCCTCCGCGCTGGAGATCCTCCAGTGGGCCGCCGGCACCTTCGGCGAGCGCTTCTGCGTCACCTCCTCCATGGAGGACGCGGTCGTCGCCCACCTCGCCTCGCGCGCCCTGCCCGGCGTGGACGTCGTCTTCCTCGACACCGGCTACCACTTCCCCGAGACCATCGGCACCCGGGACGCCGTCGACGCCGTCATGGACGTCAACGTCATCACCCTGACCCCGCGCCAGTCGGTCGAGGAGCAGGACGCGGAGTACGGCGCCAAGCTGTACGAGCGCGACCCCGACCTGTGCTGCGCGCTGCGCAAGGTCAAGCCGCTGGAGGAGGGCCTGGCCGGCTACGCCGCCTGGGCCACCGGCCTGCGCCGCGACGAGTCCCCGACCCGGGCGAACACCCCGGTCGTCGGCTGGGACGCGAAGCGGGGGAAGGTCAAGATCTCCCCCATCGCCCGCTGGACCCAGGACGACGTGGACGCGTACGTCCTGGAGCACGGGGTGCTCACCAACCCGCTCCTCATGGACGGCTACCCCTCCGTCGGCTGCGCCCCCTGCACCTTCCGGGTCGAGGCGGGCGAGGACGCACGGGCAGGCCGCTGGGCCGGCCGGGCCAAGACCGAGTGCGGACTGCACACCTGA
- a CDS encoding sulfate adenylyltransferase subunit 1 — protein sequence MSTSTEQPAAELAATTLLRFATAGSVDDGKSTLVGRLLHDSKSVLADQLEAVEHASRSRGQEAPDLALLTDGLRAEREQGITIDVAYRYFATPRRRFILADTPGHVQYTRNMVTGASTAELAVVLVDARNGVVEQTRRHAAVAALLRVPHVVLAVNKMDLVEYRETVFAAIAEEFTTYASELGVPEITAIPISALAGDNVVEPSANMDWYGGPTVLEHLETVPVSHDLTACHARFPVQYVIRPQTAEHPDYRGYAGQIAAGAFRVGEEITVLPSGRTTTITGIDALGESVDIAWAPQSVTIRLADDIDISRGDLLAPVGDAPATSQDVEATVCHVADTPLTVGQRVLLKHTTRTVKAIVKEIPSRLTLDDLSQHPEPGQLVANDIGRVKVRTAEPLALDAYADSRRTGSFLLIDPADGTTLAAGMAGESFASAKAVAPAAVENDEEGWDF from the coding sequence ATGAGCACGTCCACCGAGCAGCCGGCCGCCGAGCTCGCGGCCACCACCCTGCTGCGCTTCGCCACCGCCGGGTCCGTCGACGACGGCAAGTCCACCCTGGTGGGCCGGCTCCTGCACGACTCCAAGTCGGTCCTGGCCGACCAGCTGGAGGCCGTGGAGCACGCCTCGCGGTCCCGCGGGCAGGAGGCGCCCGACCTGGCGCTGCTGACCGACGGTCTGCGGGCCGAGCGGGAGCAGGGCATCACCATCGACGTGGCGTACCGCTACTTCGCGACGCCCCGGCGCCGGTTCATCCTGGCCGACACCCCCGGGCACGTGCAGTACACCCGGAACATGGTGACGGGCGCGTCGACGGCCGAGCTCGCCGTGGTCCTCGTCGACGCCCGCAACGGCGTCGTGGAGCAGACCCGCCGGCACGCCGCGGTGGCCGCCCTGCTGCGGGTGCCGCACGTGGTGCTCGCGGTGAACAAGATGGACCTGGTCGAGTACCGGGAGACCGTCTTCGCCGCGATCGCCGAGGAGTTCACGACCTACGCCTCCGAGCTGGGCGTCCCGGAGATCACCGCGATCCCGATCTCGGCGCTGGCCGGGGACAACGTGGTGGAGCCGTCGGCGAACATGGACTGGTACGGCGGTCCGACGGTCCTGGAGCACCTGGAGACCGTGCCGGTCAGCCACGACCTGACGGCCTGCCACGCGCGGTTCCCGGTGCAGTACGTGATCCGCCCGCAGACGGCCGAGCACCCCGACTACCGGGGCTACGCGGGCCAGATCGCGGCCGGTGCCTTCCGGGTCGGCGAGGAGATCACCGTGCTGCCCTCGGGGCGGACCACGACGATCACCGGGATCGACGCGCTGGGCGAGTCCGTGGACATCGCGTGGGCGCCGCAGTCGGTGACGATCCGGCTGGCCGACGACATCGACATCTCGCGCGGCGACCTGCTCGCCCCGGTCGGGGACGCCCCGGCCACCAGCCAGGACGTCGAGGCGACGGTCTGCCACGTGGCCGACACCCCGCTGACCGTCGGGCAGCGGGTCCTGCTGAAGCACACCACCCGCACGGTCAAGGCGATCGTGAAGGAGATCCCGTCCCGGCTCACCCTGGACGACCTCTCCCAGCACCCGGAGCCCGGGCAGCTGGTCGCCAACGACATCGGCCGGGTCAAGGTCCGCACCGCCGAGCCGCTCGCGCTCGACGCGTACGCCGACTCCCGCCGGACGGGCTCGTTCCTGCTGATCGACCCCGCGGACGGCACCACGCTCGCGGCCGGAATGGCGGGCGAGTCCTTCGCCTCGGCCAAGGCCGTGGCGCCGGCAGCCGTAGAGAACGACGAAGAAGGATGGGACTTCTGA
- the cysD gene encoding sulfate adenylyltransferase subunit CysD, which produces MTTVAHVHEATDSPFALSHLDSLESEAVHIFREVAGEFERPVILFSGGKDSIVMLHLALKAFAPAPVPFTLLHVDTGHNFPEVIEYRDRVVAEHGLRLHVASVQDYIDAGTLRERPDGTRNPLQTVPLTEAIQQHRFDAVFGGGRRDEEKARAKERVFSLRDEFSQWDPRRQRPELWQLYNGRHAPGEHVRVFPLSNWTELDVWQYIQREKIELPEIYFAHEREVFQRNGMWLTAGEWGGPKESETVVTRLIRYRTVGDMSCTGAVDSDATTLDAVIAEIAASRLTERGATRADDKLSEAAMEDRKREGYF; this is translated from the coding sequence GTGACCACTGTCGCCCATGTCCACGAGGCGACCGACAGCCCGTTCGCGCTGTCGCACCTCGACTCCCTGGAGTCCGAGGCCGTCCACATCTTCCGTGAGGTGGCGGGCGAGTTCGAGCGGCCGGTGATCCTGTTCTCCGGCGGCAAGGACTCCATCGTCATGCTGCACCTGGCGCTGAAGGCCTTCGCCCCGGCGCCGGTCCCCTTCACGCTGCTGCACGTCGACACGGGGCACAACTTCCCCGAGGTCATCGAGTACCGCGACCGGGTGGTGGCCGAGCACGGGCTGCGGCTGCACGTGGCCTCCGTGCAGGACTACATCGACGCGGGCACGCTGCGCGAGCGCCCCGACGGCACCCGCAACCCGCTGCAGACCGTCCCGCTGACGGAGGCGATCCAGCAGCACCGCTTCGACGCCGTGTTCGGCGGCGGTCGGCGCGACGAGGAGAAGGCCCGCGCCAAGGAGCGGGTGTTCAGCCTGCGCGACGAGTTCTCCCAGTGGGACCCGCGCCGGCAGCGGCCCGAGCTGTGGCAGCTGTACAACGGCCGGCACGCCCCCGGCGAGCACGTCCGGGTCTTCCCGCTCTCCAACTGGACCGAGCTGGACGTCTGGCAGTACATCCAGCGGGAGAAGATCGAGCTCCCGGAGATCTACTTCGCGCACGAGCGCGAGGTGTTCCAGCGCAACGGCATGTGGCTGACGGCGGGCGAGTGGGGCGGCCCGAAGGAGTCCGAGACCGTCGTGACCCGGCTGATCCGCTACCGCACCGTCGGCGACATGTCCTGCACCGGCGCGGTGGACTCCGACGCCACCACGCTGGACGCCGTCATCGCCGAGATCGCCGCCTCCCGGCTCACCGAGCGCGGTGCCACCCGGGCGGACGACAAGCTGTCCGAGGCCGCGATGGAAGACCGCAAGCGCGAAGGGTACTTCTAA
- a CDS encoding acyl-CoA dehydrogenase family protein — MTAGTHTVTNQAPPLVGYDVFSADRALAEAVERHLPPELYPEVREELAAFGVSAGSAQALEWGTLANTCPPELRTHDRYGNRIDEVEFHPAWHRLLGRGVAAGLTDAWDRPGGHVRRAAGFLLASQVEAGHGCPLSMTHAAVPALRAEPELAAAWEPLIASRVYEPGLRPPLEKTGVLLGMGMTEKQGGSDVRANTTRAEPLAGDGEYVLTGHKWFCSAPMSDGFLVLAQAGPYEGGDGLTCFLVPRVLPDGTRNAFAIQRLKDKLGNRSNASAEVEFDGSTWARRVGEEGRGVRTIIGMVAATRLDCVLGSAALMRQAVAQAVHHASYRRAFGGLLVEKPLMRNVLADLALESEAATVLGLRLAAAYDAGGEADRALLRIAVPVAKYWVTKRCTPVVAEALECLGGNGYVEESGLPRLLRESPLNSVWEGAGNVQALDVLRVLRREPAALNAFLGELGLARGADHRLDRAIRDMLAELADLEGIEARARRLVERMARVLQGALLVRWAPPEVADAFCASRLGGDWGASFGTLPHTLDLAAVVERARPVA, encoded by the coding sequence ATGACTGCCGGCACCCACACCGTGACCAACCAGGCTCCGCCCCTGGTCGGGTATGACGTCTTCTCGGCCGACCGGGCCCTGGCGGAGGCCGTGGAACGGCATCTGCCGCCGGAGCTGTACCCGGAGGTGCGCGAGGAGCTCGCGGCCTTCGGGGTGTCCGCGGGCTCGGCCCAGGCACTGGAGTGGGGGACCCTCGCGAACACGTGTCCGCCCGAGCTGCGGACGCACGACCGCTACGGCAACCGGATCGACGAGGTGGAGTTCCATCCCGCCTGGCACCGGCTGCTCGGGCGCGGGGTGGCGGCGGGTCTGACGGACGCCTGGGACCGTCCGGGCGGCCATGTCCGGCGGGCGGCGGGCTTCCTGCTGGCCTCGCAGGTGGAGGCGGGGCACGGCTGTCCGCTGTCGATGACGCACGCGGCGGTGCCCGCGCTGCGGGCGGAACCGGAGCTGGCGGCGGCGTGGGAGCCGCTGATCGCCTCGCGGGTGTACGAGCCGGGGCTGCGGCCTCCCCTGGAGAAGACCGGGGTGCTGCTCGGGATGGGCATGACGGAGAAGCAGGGCGGCAGCGACGTACGGGCGAACACGACCCGGGCGGAGCCGCTGGCCGGGGACGGGGAGTACGTCCTGACGGGGCACAAGTGGTTCTGTTCGGCGCCGATGTCGGACGGCTTCCTGGTGCTGGCGCAGGCAGGCCCCTACGAGGGGGGTGACGGCCTGACCTGCTTCCTGGTGCCGCGGGTGCTGCCGGACGGCACGCGCAACGCGTTCGCGATCCAGCGGCTCAAGGACAAGCTGGGCAACCGGTCGAACGCCTCCGCCGAGGTGGAGTTCGACGGCTCGACCTGGGCGCGCCGGGTCGGCGAGGAGGGGCGCGGGGTCCGCACGATCATCGGGATGGTGGCGGCGACCCGGCTGGACTGCGTGCTGGGTTCGGCGGCGCTGATGCGGCAGGCGGTGGCGCAGGCGGTGCACCACGCCTCGTACCGCAGGGCGTTCGGCGGGCTGCTCGTCGAGAAGCCGCTGATGCGCAACGTGCTCGCCGATCTGGCGCTGGAGTCGGAGGCGGCGACGGTGCTGGGGCTGCGGCTCGCGGCGGCGTACGACGCCGGGGGCGAGGCGGACCGGGCGCTGCTGCGGATCGCGGTGCCGGTGGCGAAGTACTGGGTGACGAAGCGGTGCACGCCGGTGGTGGCGGAGGCGCTGGAGTGCCTGGGCGGGAACGGCTACGTGGAGGAGTCGGGGCTGCCGCGGCTGCTGCGGGAGTCGCCGCTGAACTCGGTCTGGGAGGGCGCGGGGAACGTGCAGGCGCTGGACGTGCTGCGGGTGCTGCGGCGGGAGCCGGCGGCGCTGAACGCGTTCCTGGGCGAGCTGGGCCTGGCGCGGGGCGCGGACCACCGGCTGGACCGGGCGATCCGGGACATGCTGGCCGAGCTGGCGGACCTGGAGGGCATCGAGGCGCGGGCGCGGCGGCTGGTGGAGCGGATGGCGCGGGTGCTCCAGGGGGCGCTGCTGGTGCGGTGGGCGCCGCCCGAGGTGGCGGACGCGTTCTGCGCCTCGCGGCTGGGCGGGGACTGGGGGGCGTCGTTCGGGACGCTGCCGCACACCCTGGATCTGGCGGCGGTGGTGGAGCGGGCCCGGCCGGTGGCGTGA
- the cysC gene encoding adenylyl-sulfate kinase — protein sequence MTTTETPHTETSQENHVTGATVWLTGLPSAGKTTIAYELAGRLRAEGRLVEVLDGDEIREFLSAGLGFSREDRHTNVQRIGFVAELLASNGVTVLVPVIAPYEDSREAVRKRHAAQDTPYVEVHVATPVEVCSVRDVKGLYAKQAAGEISGLTGVDDPYDEPRNPDLRIESHTQTVQESAAQLFALLTERGLL from the coding sequence ATGACCACCACCGAGACCCCCCACACCGAGACCTCCCAGGAGAACCACGTGACCGGTGCCACCGTCTGGCTCACCGGCCTGCCGAGCGCCGGCAAGACGACCATCGCGTACGAGCTGGCCGGCCGGCTGCGCGCCGAGGGCCGGCTCGTCGAGGTCCTCGACGGCGACGAGATCCGCGAGTTCCTCTCCGCGGGCCTCGGCTTCAGCCGCGAGGACCGGCACACCAACGTGCAGCGCATCGGCTTCGTCGCGGAGCTGCTCGCCTCGAACGGCGTCACGGTCCTGGTCCCGGTCATCGCGCCGTACGAGGACAGCCGCGAGGCGGTCCGCAAGCGCCACGCGGCCCAGGACACCCCGTACGTCGAGGTGCACGTCGCCACCCCGGTCGAGGTGTGCTCCGTGCGGGACGTGAAGGGGCTGTACGCCAAGCAGGCCGCGGGCGAGATCAGCGGGCTCACCGGCGTCGACGACCCGTACGACGAGCCGCGGAACCCGGATCTGCGGATCGAGTCCCACACCCAGACCGTGCAGGAGTCCGCGGCGCAGCTGTTCGCGCTGCTCACCGAGAGGGGTCTGCTGTGA
- a CDS encoding nitrite/sulfite reductase — MAANPENPAPATARRKAGRHRGEGQWAAGHFTPLNGNEQFKKDDDGLNVRTRIETIYSKRGFDSIDPNDLRGRMRWWGLYTQRREGLDGTKTGVLEPEELDAEYFMLRVRIDGGRLTTEQLRVIGEISQEFARGTADLTDRQNVQYHWIRIEDVPEIWNRLEAVGLSTTEACGDTPRVILGSPVAGIAENEIIDGTPAIEEIYRRIVGNPDFSNLPRKFKSAVSGSPLLDVAHEINDIAFVGVEHPEHGPGFDVWVGGGLSTNPKLGVRLGTWVSLDEVPDVYEGVISIFRDYGYRRLRTRARLKFLVADWGPEKFRQVLEDEYLKRKLTDGPAPAQPAGRWRDHVGVHKQLDGRFYVGFAPRVGRVDGATLTKIAEIAEAHGSGRVRTTAEQKMIVLDIEEAQVDSIVSALESLDLRVTPSPFRRGTMACTGIEFCKLAIVETKARGASLIDELERRIPEFDEPITININGCPNACARIQVADIGLKGQLVLDDDGNRVEGYQVHLGGALGLEAGFGRKVRGLKVTSAELPDYVERVLTRFQAEREDGERFATWAARASEEALS; from the coding sequence ATGGCCGCCAACCCGGAAAACCCCGCTCCCGCCACCGCCCGCCGCAAGGCCGGGCGCCACCGTGGCGAGGGTCAGTGGGCCGCGGGGCACTTCACCCCGCTGAACGGCAATGAGCAGTTCAAGAAGGACGACGACGGTCTCAATGTGCGGACACGTATTGAGACGATCTACTCCAAGCGCGGATTCGACTCGATCGACCCCAACGACCTGCGCGGCCGGATGCGCTGGTGGGGCCTGTACACCCAGCGCCGCGAGGGCCTGGACGGCACCAAGACCGGAGTCCTGGAGCCGGAGGAGCTGGACGCCGAGTACTTCATGCTCCGCGTCCGCATCGACGGCGGCCGGCTGACCACCGAGCAGCTGCGGGTCATCGGCGAGATCTCGCAGGAGTTCGCCCGCGGCACCGCCGACCTCACCGACCGGCAGAACGTCCAGTACCACTGGATCCGGATCGAGGACGTCCCCGAGATCTGGAACCGCCTGGAGGCGGTCGGCCTGTCCACCACCGAGGCCTGCGGCGACACCCCGCGCGTCATCCTCGGCTCCCCCGTCGCCGGCATCGCCGAGAACGAGATCATCGACGGCACCCCCGCCATCGAGGAGATCTACCGCCGCATCGTCGGCAACCCGGACTTCTCCAACCTGCCCCGCAAGTTCAAGTCCGCCGTCTCCGGCTCGCCGCTGCTCGACGTGGCGCACGAGATCAACGACATCGCCTTCGTCGGCGTCGAGCACCCGGAGCACGGCCCCGGCTTCGACGTCTGGGTGGGCGGCGGCCTCTCCACCAACCCCAAGCTGGGCGTCCGCCTCGGCACCTGGGTCTCCCTGGACGAGGTGCCCGACGTCTACGAGGGCGTCATCTCGATCTTCCGCGACTACGGCTACCGCCGGCTGCGCACCCGCGCCCGCCTGAAGTTCCTGGTCGCCGACTGGGGCCCGGAGAAGTTCCGCCAGGTCCTGGAGGACGAGTACCTGAAGCGCAAGCTGACCGACGGGCCCGCCCCCGCGCAGCCGGCCGGGCGCTGGCGCGACCACGTGGGCGTCCACAAGCAGCTCGACGGGCGCTTCTACGTGGGCTTCGCCCCGCGCGTCGGCCGGGTCGACGGCGCCACCCTGACCAAGATCGCCGAGATCGCCGAGGCGCACGGTTCGGGCCGGGTCCGTACCACCGCCGAGCAGAAGATGATCGTCCTGGACATCGAGGAGGCGCAGGTCGACTCGATCGTCTCCGCCCTGGAGTCCCTGGACCTGCGGGTCACCCCCTCGCCGTTCCGGCGCGGCACGATGGCCTGCACCGGCATCGAGTTCTGCAAGCTGGCCATCGTCGAGACCAAGGCCCGCGGCGCCTCGCTCATCGACGAACTGGAGCGCCGCATCCCGGAGTTCGACGAGCCGATCACCATCAACATCAACGGCTGCCCGAACGCCTGCGCCCGCATCCAGGTCGCGGACATCGGCCTCAAGGGCCAGCTGGTCCTGGACGACGACGGCAACCGGGTCGAGGGCTACCAGGTCCACCTCGGCGGCGCGCTCGGCCTGGAGGCCGGTTTCGGCCGCAAGGTCCGCGGCCTCAAGGTGACCTCGGCCGAGCTGCCCGACTACGTCGAGCGGGTCCTCACGCGCTTCCAGGCGGAGCGCGAGGACGGCGAGCGCTTCGCCACCTGGGCGGCGCGCGCCTCGGAAGAGGCGCTGTCATGA
- a CDS encoding YihY/virulence factor BrkB family protein: MQAANETPERPERRPWSRLHRARVLYRNVSKRKMVWLLLKDTVNSCIEYRILGLAAEAAFFTLLSLPPLLLGLIALLGYADEWTNTNTVASIEENILHAAGTVLSDRGVNEFARPLLEGVTQGKRPELISLGFAIALWSGSRAVNVFIDTITVMYGLDGHRGIVKTRLLAFLLYIVALLIGAVVLPLAVVGPDRIVEFVPWGTEVVSVLYWPTVVLLSIAFLTTLYHVSVPVRSPWIEDIPGALVALGMWFLGSFLLRIYLTSQVEGPTIYGSLAAPIAVLLWIGISAFAVLVGAAVNAAIDRVWPSVATAAAREANERARAVQAADLVARLRAEADDVDEDDPDMPSEFPERWSKFLPPDDVKSRLHAGWDKDAP, from the coding sequence GTGCAGGCAGCAAACGAAACACCCGAAAGGCCCGAGCGGCGGCCCTGGAGCCGGCTCCACCGCGCTCGTGTCCTCTACCGCAACGTCTCGAAGCGGAAGATGGTCTGGCTGCTCCTCAAGGACACCGTGAACTCGTGCATCGAGTACCGCATCCTCGGGCTCGCCGCCGAAGCCGCCTTCTTCACCCTGCTGTCCCTGCCGCCCCTGCTGCTCGGTCTGATCGCCCTCCTCGGCTACGCCGACGAATGGACCAACACCAACACCGTCGCCAGCATCGAGGAGAACATCCTCCACGCCGCCGGAACGGTCCTCTCCGACCGGGGCGTCAACGAGTTCGCCCGCCCCCTCCTCGAAGGCGTCACCCAGGGCAAACGCCCCGAGCTGATCTCCCTCGGCTTCGCCATCGCGCTCTGGTCCGGCTCCCGCGCCGTCAACGTCTTCATCGACACCATCACCGTCATGTACGGCCTCGACGGCCACCGCGGGATCGTGAAGACCCGGCTGCTCGCCTTCCTGCTCTACATCGTCGCCCTGCTGATCGGCGCCGTCGTCCTGCCGCTCGCCGTGGTCGGACCGGACCGGATCGTCGAGTTCGTGCCCTGGGGCACGGAGGTCGTCTCCGTCCTGTACTGGCCGACCGTCGTGCTGCTCTCCATCGCCTTCCTGACGACCCTGTACCACGTGTCCGTCCCGGTCCGCTCGCCGTGGATCGAGGACATCCCCGGCGCCCTCGTCGCCCTCGGCATGTGGTTCCTCGGCAGCTTCCTGCTCCGCATCTACCTGACCAGCCAGGTCGAGGGCCCCACCATCTACGGCTCCCTCGCCGCCCCCATCGCCGTCCTGCTCTGGATCGGCATCTCCGCCTTCGCCGTCCTCGTCGGCGCCGCCGTCAACGCGGCCATCGACCGCGTCTGGCCCTCCGTCGCCACCGCCGCCGCCCGCGAGGCCAACGAACGCGCCCGCGCCGTCCAGGCCGCCGACCTGGTCGCCCGCCTGCGGGCCGAGGCCGACGACGTCGACGAGGACGACCCGGACATGCCGTCGGAGTTCCCCGAGCGGTGGTCCAAGTTCTTGCCGCCGGACGACGTGAAGTCCCGGCTGCACGCGGGGTGGGACAAGGACGCGCCCTAG
- a CDS encoding helix-turn-helix domain-containing protein — MNNTKLDLNRLAAMDAGKASRLLHRVREETLAGRTPPVAPRPVIDASWQRMFRIGLDPDQGTSSVLLEREELEQRRRGTVLAEVMRTLSAGLAGIADASLQIMVVTDEQGRILWREGNPGVMRQANGICLEEGAAWSEQSTGTNAVGTALAMDRAVQVHSAEHYVQTLHNWTCAAAPVHDPRDQRLIGIVDVSGPASSFHPATLALVGSVAQLAEAEMRQRHLRSIERLRSVAAPILCRVGGRAVAVDTHGWTAAVTGMAPVDRLALPKSFRAGRVWLPSLGMCAVEPLPGGWLLRAEEEARPADTASGAASRVVLDLSRPRRWTVAVSGAAGSWSQELSPRHAELLYVLALHPEGRTAAELAEDVFGDRTRTVTVRAEMSRVRRNLAGVLAHRPYRFSEEVAVELRRPAHPADLLPPSTAPAVLASRTATGPRP, encoded by the coding sequence ATGAACAACACGAAGCTGGACCTGAACCGGCTCGCCGCGATGGACGCCGGCAAGGCGAGCCGTCTGCTGCACCGGGTGCGTGAGGAGACCCTGGCGGGCCGGACGCCGCCGGTGGCGCCCCGGCCGGTCATCGACGCCTCGTGGCAGCGGATGTTCCGGATCGGTCTGGACCCGGACCAGGGCACGAGCAGTGTGCTGCTGGAGCGCGAGGAGCTGGAGCAGCGGCGCCGGGGGACGGTGCTGGCCGAGGTGATGCGGACGCTGAGCGCGGGTCTCGCGGGGATCGCCGACGCCTCCTTGCAGATCATGGTCGTGACGGACGAGCAGGGCCGGATCCTGTGGCGCGAGGGCAACCCGGGCGTGATGCGGCAGGCCAACGGGATCTGCCTGGAGGAGGGCGCGGCCTGGAGCGAGCAGTCGACCGGGACGAACGCGGTGGGCACGGCGCTCGCGATGGACCGGGCGGTGCAGGTCCACTCGGCCGAGCACTACGTCCAGACCCTGCACAACTGGACCTGCGCCGCGGCCCCCGTCCACGACCCGCGCGACCAGCGGCTGATCGGCATCGTGGACGTGAGCGGCCCGGCGTCCAGCTTCCATCCGGCGACGCTGGCGCTGGTCGGTTCGGTGGCGCAGCTGGCCGAGGCGGAGATGCGCCAGCGGCACCTGCGGTCGATCGAGCGGCTGCGGTCGGTGGCGGCGCCGATCCTGTGCCGGGTGGGCGGCCGGGCCGTCGCGGTCGACACGCACGGCTGGACGGCGGCGGTGACCGGAATGGCGCCGGTGGACCGGCTGGCGCTGCCCAAGTCGTTCCGGGCGGGTCGGGTGTGGCTGCCGTCGCTGGGGATGTGCGCGGTGGAGCCGCTGCCGGGCGGCTGGCTGCTGCGGGCCGAGGAGGAGGCGCGGCCGGCCGACACCGCCTCGGGGGCGGCGAGCCGGGTGGTGCTGGACCTGAGCCGGCCGCGCCGCTGGACGGTGGCGGTGTCGGGCGCGGCGGGCAGCTGGTCGCAGGAGCTGAGCCCGCGCCACGCGGAGCTGCTGTACGTGCTGGCGCTGCATCCGGAGGGGCGGACGGCGGCGGAGCTGGCGGAGGACGTGTTCGGCGACCGGACGCGGACGGTGACGGTACGGGCGGAGATGTCACGGGTGCGGCGGAACCTGGCGGGGGTCCTCGCCCACCGTCCGTATCGCTTCAGCGAGGAGGTCGCGGTGGAGCTGCGCCGCCCCGCCCACCCGGCGGACCTGCTGCCCCCGTCCACGGCCCCGGCGGTCCTGGCGTCCCGCACGGCGACGGGGCCGAGGCCGTAG
- a CDS encoding GNAT family N-acetyltransferase: MSITLTTWSLEQTSPSDLHPVAPPEGVDLRIERAGVPSAEFSRFLYTAVGGDIRWTDRLSLTYPQWQEIVEKPGAEIWVAYENGTPAGYVELDPQDDGVVEIVYFGLIPAFRGRRIGGRLLSYGVERAWDLAERWPDREPTKRVWLHTCSLDGPHAMANYERRGFRLFDTKTEEIEEPANPGPWPGAYA, translated from the coding sequence ATGAGCATCACTCTCACCACCTGGTCCCTGGAACAGACCTCGCCGTCCGATCTCCATCCGGTCGCCCCGCCCGAGGGCGTCGACCTGCGGATCGAGCGGGCCGGGGTGCCCTCGGCGGAGTTCAGCCGCTTCCTCTATACGGCGGTGGGCGGCGACATCCGCTGGACCGACCGGCTGTCGCTGACCTATCCGCAGTGGCAGGAGATCGTGGAGAAGCCGGGCGCCGAGATCTGGGTGGCGTACGAGAACGGGACGCCGGCCGGTTACGTCGAGCTGGACCCGCAGGACGACGGGGTCGTGGAGATCGTCTACTTCGGCCTGATCCCCGCCTTCCGGGGCCGGCGGATCGGCGGCCGGCTGCTGTCGTACGGGGTGGAGCGCGCCTGGGACCTGGCCGAGCGCTGGCCGGACCGCGAGCCGACCAAGCGGGTCTGGCTGCACACCTGCTCCCTGGACGGCCCGCACGCGATGGCCAACTACGAGCGCCGCGGCTTCCGCCTCTTCGACACGAAGACGGAGGAGATCGAGGAGCCGGCGAATCCGGGGCCGTGGCCGGGCGCGTACGCCTGA